The genomic segment GCTGCTTGGGGCTGTGGAGTTTGTGTCCTGAACACCAGCAAGGGGGACAGTTGTGGCTGAAATCCAGCTGGCGGTTCGGGTCAAGCCTAGAAGGAGGAATAGACGTCTTTTCCTAATTGGCTCCCCCCTAGGGCAGCCTTTTCCTAATCGGTCTGcccatggggtgggagggcaagaAAACTTCTATTTAGTCCGCTCATAAGGGGCACTTTTCCTGTTTTGCTCATCAGAGGCGTCCATTTCTAACAGTGCAGAGGCGCTGTGTGCCCACCTGCCTGCCCACCCCGCCGCAGGTGTTGCTGGGCTTTCTTAAGGTATGGCCCACTTTGAAGACGGAAATCCCGTTCCatccagaaaacaaaatataaaccacCTATTAAAATTCCAATCAGTGCACTTAATGTTTATTGACAGCCTGCACAGAGATCAGTCCCCACCCCGGAGCCAATTAGAAGGAAGGTGGTGATGAACCGCCATCTCCTCCGGGTTCGCAAGGCTCATTGCACCTGTTTGTTGATGGCTTCCGGCGGCCCCTGAGCCAGGCGCTTCAAACACACTCGATCTGATACCTGCCTTACAGTAATCCTTGGGATAGGCActactttttcccattttacagataggggaACGGAGGTGACAGAAGCGACGTGATTTGCCCCGAGTCTTCAGCTAGGAAGTGCGGGGACCTAGGAAACCAGGCCTTCCTTTGCCCAGGAAATCCTGCACACTCTGTAACCCTCTCTTGGAATCCTGCTGGCTCCGGGCATCTCGTGCGCACCGTCGTTCGAACGCCTGcctatttttttgggggggggggggcgggcggtcGGGCTGTGGGCAACAGTCAGGGTACCAGGGTACCCAGGCCCTTCACTgacctcctccccgccccccgcccccgcaggcGTGAAGATCCCCTTGTGGAAGAAGGAGCTGGAGCAGCCCGGGACCAGAGAGGCAGAGGCGGAGGCGGAGGCTGCGGAGGGGGCGCCGGAGGAGGACGAGGAGAGGCTGCTGGAGGAACGCGCGGCCGAGAGCGAGGCGGAGGGCGGGGAGGCGGAGGGCGGCGAGGGCCGGGAGCGGGGCTCCGTGTCGTACTATCCGCTGAGCCAGGAGTCCAGCATCCTGCAGGTGGCGCTGCTGCGGCGCGCGGACAGCGGCTTCTGGGGCTGGTTCAGCCCCTTAGCACTGCTCGGCGGCCTGGCCCCTCCCGCCAACAGGTGAGGGCGCGCCGCTCGGCGGGGGCGGGATGTACTGGCGCCAGGGCCCCGGGCGGGAGCTGGCGGCGCGGTGCCCTGAGCGCCCCGGCCCCCTCC from the Delphinus delphis chromosome 19, mDelDel1.2, whole genome shotgun sequence genome contains:
- the C19H17orf50 gene encoding uncharacterized protein C17orf50 homolog, giving the protein MPEGRDPIAPLQTWMEDHIMFPYQTGVKIPLWKKELEQPGTREAEAEAEAAEGAPEEDEERLLEERAAESEAEGGEAEGGEGRERGSVSYYPLSQESSILQVALLRRADSGFWGWFSPLALLGGLAPPANRKRIPPEEPCVLETRRRRLRGGGCARCEILFCKKCRNLHSSQSYVAHCLLEHPDLPEARASGGAGAAVGL